The following coding sequences are from one Oryzias melastigma strain HK-1 linkage group LG20, ASM292280v2, whole genome shotgun sequence window:
- the si:ch211-37e10.2 gene encoding uncharacterized protein si:ch211-37e10.2 gives MVSAASALLLVCALLRSAAAAEMCRGGAHCTGGDTGDPRPCTGAHCPGGRSVRSPPQFGRVPQAEGDPARQDHSSTESSPGGARRRCGHADCAPAAQPPVNETRQCRGLECRLPPRLRARALGRFCAGDGCAAAPEEESAPPVHVADRAAQFLADFPDFGHPAPELGGASLGVQLTCDIKPGENEVPSEDALILHLQLLKGQEKLVDALRAQQVIIRDLQQKLADQQEALLSQQRQILEQQRRMYEQMDAVKSQYGLLSDTFKQVSFQGLQDELQSYFESHLAGLQSQARSHLRKSYVIHKMDMDSKVMDAVGEAHLPQPLLGCSSPCGSEEFCDFQRSPPQCEKCTLCPPGFFLISQCSPTADRMCQDRDECLELPNICGERVKCLNTPGGFRCLGVSDREALLGFCGHEYFYNQELQECQACSDCDGEPIAAPCTAASDSVCGQLSESLLSQSWSGNVAGPSARTSGTHIFSGVQLYVRGKERSSLLSNEAGRVTFLQHGLVWLDHNFAVKHSCRNFLQVGMRLNGSQAEESQDLSGIRIEQPDGKYFQGISVSMGVEVEPNQTLTLLLKSPNQHCNQSKDLHIFDVSAPSFSLLWLSHDTGAVAMTAQMSLLAHYQTSYRPTFSLTSVSDPYMVSLTHDGRAVRFTESGVVKFVLQQALYSMGHTCVREGFSLIAYTSQNGTGREVMRAFKTGVNYRDTSITLSGAVTVGGRDTLSFEITSPAQCNIRYFGDSTGISMLSLIWIPSAVSSSLTATVSRTGLPSGAVRNKPLLFQQVSPDTPQVHLARPGQPGSQKNFIFQEKGTANVALNLKLIHSCNIIKLTLHQAGGRQAAPVAQQVSGSKPEGSEWASVGLRASLPVQNGTALYVTLDCIRGRVNHISQEGGTNVSILWVAL, from the exons ATGGTCTCAGCTGCGTCTGCGCTGCTTCTCGTCTGCGCGCTGTTGCGGAgcgcagctgcagcagagatgTGCAGGGGGGGCGCGCACTGCACCGGCGGGGACACCGGCGACCCCAGACCGTGCACCGGAGCGCACTGCCCGGGAGGCAGATCCGTCAGATCCCCGCCACAGTTCGGCAGAGTCCCGCAGGCGGAGGGGGACCCGGCGCGCCAGGACCACAGTTCCACGGAAAGTTCTCCCGGAGGCGCGCGGAGGAGATGCGGCCACGCGGACTGCGCGCCCGCCGCGCAGCCACCCGTTAATGAGACCCGACAGTGCCGCGGGCTCGAGTGCAGGCTGCCGCCGAGGCTCCGCGCCAGAGCGCTGGGGAGGTTTTGCGCTGGAGACGGATGCGCCGCTGCGCCGGAGGAGGAGAGCGCGCCCCCCGTGCATGTGGCCGACAGAGCCGCGCAGTTTCTGGCTGATTTTCCAGACTTTGGACATCCAGCTCCGGAGCTCGGAGGAGCGTCTCTGGGGGTCCAGCTGACGTGTGACATCAAACCAG GAGAGAACGAAGTCCCTTCAGAAGATGCTCTGATCTTGCACCTCCAGCTCCTCAAAGGTCAGGAGAAGCTGGTCGACGCCCTGAGAGCCCAGCAGGTGATCATTCGCGACCTGCAGCAGAAGCTTGCCGACCAACAGGAGGCGCTGCTCTCCCAGCAGCGTCAGATCCTGGAGCAGCAGCGGCGCATGTACGAGCAGATGGACGCGGTGAAGTCCCAGTACGGCCTCCTCTCTGACACCTTCAAGCAGGTCTCCTTCCAGGGCCTGCAGGATGAGCTGCAGAGCTACTTTGAGAGCCACCTGGCGGGACTGCAGAGCCAGGCTCGCAGCCACCTCCGCAAGTCCTACGTCATCCACAAGATGGACATGGACTCCAAGGTGATGGACGCTGTTGGGGAGGCTCACCTTCCCCAGCCTCTGCTGGGTTGTTCCTCCCCTTGTGGATCGGAGGAGTTCTGTGACTTTCAGAGGAGTCCGCCTCAGTGTGAGAAATGCACTTTGTGTCCACCGGGGTTCTTCCTGATCTCACAGTGTTCTCCAACGGCAGACAGAATGTGTCAG gacaGAGACGAATGCCTGGAACTACCAAACATCTGTGGAGAGCGAGTGAAGTGCCTCAACACTCCTG GGGGATTCAGGTGTCTTGGAGTTTCCGATAGAGAAGCCCTGCTGGGTTTCTGTGGTCACGAGTACTTCTAcaaccaggagctgcaggagtgcCAGGCCTGCTCTGACTGTGACGGTGAGCCCATCGCTGCTCCCTGCACGGCCGCCAGCGATTCGGTCTGCGGCCAGCTGTCCGAGAGCCTGCTGTCCCAGTCCTGGTCGGGAAATGTGGCAGGTCCGTCTGCCAGGACATCTGGAACCCACATCTTCTCTGGGGTGCAGCTGTACGTACGAGGGAAGGAGAGGAGCTCTCTGCTGTCCAACGAGGCGGGGCGGGTGACCTTCCTGCAACACGGTCTGGTGTGGTTGGATCACAACTTTGCAGTAAAGCACAGCTGCAGGAACTTCCTTCAGGTGGGGATGAGGCTCAACGGGAGCCAGGCGGAGGAGAGTCAGGATCTCAGCGGCATTCGGATCGAACAGCCGGACGGGAAGTACTTCCAAGGAATAAGCGTCAGCATGGGGGTGGAGGTGGAGCCCAACCAGACCCTCACACTGCTGCTGAAGAGTCCAAACCAGCACTGCAATCAGAGCAAGGACCTTCACATCTTTGACGTCAGCGCTCCGTCTTTCAGTCTCCTCTGGTTGTCTCACGACACCGGAGCCGTGGCCATGACAGCTCAGATGTCTCTGCTGGCGCACTACCAGACCAGCTACCGCCCGACGTTCAGCCTGACCTCTGTGTCCGACCCCTACATGGTCAGCCTGACCCACGACGGCAGAGCCGTTCGGTTCACAGAGAGCGGAGTGGTGAAGTTCGTCCTCCAGCAGGCGCTCTACTCCATGGGTCACACCTGCGTTCGGGAGGGCTTCTCCCTCATCGCCTACACCTCCCAGAACGGAACGGGCCGAGAAGTGATGCGGGCGTTCAAGACCGGCGTGAACTACAGGGACACCTCCATCACGCTGTCCGGCGCCGTCACCGTGGGCGGCAGGGACACGCTCAGCTTCGAGATCACGTCTCCGGCTCAGTGCAACATCCGGTACTTTGGAGACAGCACCGGCATCAGCATGCTGAGCCTCATCTGGATCCCCTCGGCGGTGTCGTCATCCCTGACGGCGACGGTGTCTAGAACCGGCCTTCCTTCAGGAGCCGTCAGGAATAAGCCTCTGCTCTTCCAGCAGGTCAGCCCCGACACCCCCCAGGTCCACCTGGCCCGCCCGGGTCAGCCGGGGAGCCAGAAGAACTTCATATTCCAGGAGAAAGGGACAGCAAACGTTGCCTTGAACCTCAAGCTGATCCATTCGTGTAATATAATCAAGCTGACGCTGCATCAGGCGGGGGGGCGGCAGGCGGCGCCCGTGGCTCAGCAGGTGTCCGGATCCAAGCCTGAAGGGAGCGAGTGGGCCAGCGTTGGACTCAGAGCTTCACTCCCGGTCCAGAACGGAACGGCTCTTTACGTTACTCTGGACTGCATTCGAGGACGGGTCAACCACATATCGCAGGAGGGCGGGACCAACGTGTCCATCCTTTGGGTCGCTCTGTGA